One window of Mixophyes fleayi isolate aMixFle1 chromosome 3, aMixFle1.hap1, whole genome shotgun sequence genomic DNA carries:
- the SERP1 gene encoding stress-associated endoplasmic reticulum protein 1 — protein MVAKQRIRMANEKHSKNITQRGNVAKTTRSAVDEKSSVGPWLLALFIFVVCGSAIFQIIQSIRMGM, from the exons ATGGTGGCCAAGCAGAGAATCCGAATGGCAAACGAGAAGCACAGCAAGAACATCACGCAGAGAGGCAACGTGGCCAAGACCACG AGGAGTGCAGTGGATGAGAAGTCATCGGTAGGACCCTGGTTACTGGCCCTGTTCATCTTTGTTGTCTGCGGATCTG cTATTTTCCAGATTATTCAGAGTATCCGGATGGGCATGTAA